In Anaerolineae bacterium, the following are encoded in one genomic region:
- a CDS encoding helix-turn-helix transcriptional regulator, whose protein sequence is MIGPQDPEETYPTDRNVGLRIGERIRARRKEMGLSLRDLAKMTDLSPTFINNLERGIGNPTLASIRRIANALKLPIYQLMGEPPNHTPIVRYHRRARMTFPPGNVTYEIVTPQLTRDLVVFEVKARADADNMVQQPLAEPSEECILVLAGRIEVTIAGERYELAAGDSIYFENRFLESVRALGDEEARYLSIISRPKR, encoded by the coding sequence ATGATTGGACCGCAGGACCCGGAAGAAACGTATCCGACCGACCGCAATGTGGGGCTCCGTATCGGGGAGCGCATCCGTGCCCGGCGCAAGGAGATGGGCCTGAGCCTGCGCGACCTGGCCAAGATGACCGATCTGAGCCCTACTTTCATCAATAACTTGGAGCGCGGCATCGGCAACCCGACCCTGGCCTCCATTCGGCGCATCGCCAACGCCCTCAAGCTCCCCATTTATCAGCTCATGGGGGAACCGCCCAATCACACGCCCATCGTGCGCTATCACCGGCGGGCGCGCATGACCTTCCCGCCAGGCAACGTCACCTATGAGATCGTCACGCCGCAATTGACGCGCGACCTGGTGGTGTTCGAGGTCAAGGCACGGGCTGACGCCGACAATATGGTCCAACAGCCGCTGGCAGAACCCTCCGAAGAGTGCATCCTGGTGCTGGCCGGCCGCATTGAGGTCACCATCGCCGGCGAGCGCTACGAGCTGGCCGCCGGCGACAGCATCTACTTCGAGAACCGCTTCCTGGAGAGCGTGCGCGCCCTGGGGGATGAGGAGGCGCGCTACCTGTCCATCATCAGCCGGCCCAAACGCTGA